The following nucleotide sequence is from Psychroserpens sp. Hel_I_66.
CATAGCTTACCATCTTCGTCAATTTCTTGTGTGGTCATTGGACATACTGAAAATGGCCGACTGTCCAATTTTGTTGCCATCATTGCCAGTTTATTATTGTCTAAAAACCCTCTAATTTTTTCGATAGCTTCTTGTCCTATTAAATTTTGTTGTTTTTCCATATATTTTATTTTTTTTGATTTTATTATGCTGCTATTTTTCGGCACTCATCTGCACATTTTCTGCAAGATTCTGCACAAGCTTTACAATGGTCATGATCGTGAGCTTCACAATGGTCTGCGCAGTAATCGCATAACTCGGCACATAATAGCGCATATTGTTTTACAAAAGCACTATCGCAAGCCATCATTTTAATACAGATATAGCAAGCATCAATACATTGTACACAACATTTTGGACAATCATTCATGCTTTCTTTTCCTGCCATTTGGGTTGAGCAATTTTGACATTCTACTAAGCAGGTTTGACATGCTTCTATACATGATTCATATTTGATATTCATAATTAATTGTGTTTAAATTATACTTTTTGAAGGTCTAAAAATCTAATTGATTTATATGATGCGAAAACAAAAAAAATTAACTCGTTTAGTTATAAAACCCTTTTATCATTTCATGTTTTTATGGTATATTTTTGATGACTAAAATTTCCGAAGTAGTGATTTTTTGAATTTTAATTTCTAATAAAAGAAACGAACTAAAAAATAAGGTTTCTAAACAAAAAACCTTTAACCCAATTGTTTATATTTTAAGAAAAATAAGATAATAACCGTATCTTGGAACCTCAAAACCAACCAACTTGAAAAAATCAAAATTAAAAACCGCCTTAATTATTTTTGGCATTATAGCCATTATCTTAACATTAATGCCTTTTGTACCTTTTGATTATTGGTGGATTCGCATGTTTGATTTTCCTCATTTACAGCTTACGTTTATTACTTTTGCTGCTATTTTATTCTACATCTTCAAATTTGATTTTAAAGCCTGGAAAGATTATATATTTATAGGAATCTTGATTTTATGTTCAATTTTTCAGTTTAGCAAAATTTATCCTTACACCAAGTTTGCTGATTTTGAGGTTCTAAATTCAGAAAAAAAAGAATCTCAGCTCACCATTTTCACGTCTAATGTGTTACAAAAAAATGACGAATTTGATCTTTTAACATCAATGTTCAATGATAAGGATGCTGACATCATGCTTTTTACAGAAACTCACAGAGATTGGATGAGAGCGATAAAAAACGCTTTAGATCCATCTTACAAAAGCCAAGTAGAAGTGCCCTTAAGCAACACTTACGGGATGCTTTTATATTCTAAATTAGAGTTGTTTGACACAGAGGTCAAATATATGGTTAGTGATAGCGTGCCCTCAATTCATACAAAAGTCAAATTGAGCAGCAATGACACCATACAATTATACGCCATTCACCCTACTCCACCAATGCCTCAGGAAAACCCGAAATCTACAGATAGGGATGCGGAGATGATGATGATTGCAAAATTAGCGCTGGACTCAAAATATCCAGTTGTCGTTATTGGGGATTTTAATGATGTAGCCTGGTCACAAACCTCAAAACTATTTCAGCGTGTGAGCAGATTGTTAGACCTAAGAAAAGGGAGAGGATTATACAATACCTACAATGCAGATAGTTATTTGATGCGATGGCCTTTAGACCATATTTTTATTTCAAGTGATTTTAAACTTAATAACGTAGAACTTTGTGAGGATATGAATTCTGATCATTTTCCATTATTTACAGATTTAAGTTTTGAACCCAGAGATCGTGACAGTCAAAAACCACCTTATCCTTCAAAAGAAGATTTAAAATCTGCAGAAGACCAAATACAAAAATTTAAAGAAAAAGATAACAGATGAAAGAATGGTTTACAATTACTTCGGAAAGTTTAATAGCCATTATACTTACAGGCATCGGGATATATATAGCATTAGTAATAGTCACAAGAATAAGCGGGAAACGAAGTTTCTCTAAATTATCCAGTTTTGACTTTGCCATCACTGTAGCTATAGGTTCTATTATGGCTACTGTAATCATATCAAAATCTGTATCGTTACTACAAGGCATCATCGGGTTGTTTATACTTTATGTGATACAAATGATTGTAGCGTATGCCAGAAGATGGGAGTTCGTAAGAAAAATAATGGATAACAAACCTACACTACTTATGAAAGACGGGAAGATTATTGAAGGCAGTCTTAAAAAATGTAAGGTTACCGAATCTGACTTAAAAGCAAAATTACGAGAAGCCAATGTTATCCAATTAAGCGAGGTTAAAGCTGTTGTTTTTGAATCTACTGGAGATATTTCTGTACTTCATGGTTCTAGTGATAAAGTTTTAGATGATTGGATTATGGACTTTTAAAACTTACCATAACTTTACCAACTAAAGGGTTTATCATTTTTTGAACAAAAATAACTATGAATTTTCTTATCTGTATACTTTTAGGATTTGTTATTGCTGCCTCTGGCAGTATCACGCCAAGTTATTTAAATATGACGGTTGTGAAATTCAGTTTAAAATCAAGTAGGAAATCTGCTTTTTATTTGATTGGAGGTTTTGCTACAGTGCTGTTTTTTCAAGCCAATATTGGCGCGTATCTATCAAATGTGTTGATGGAAAACTCGGAATATATTACAACAATTCAAAAAATTGGGACAGGTATTCTTATTCTACTATCTATCAATTTTTTTAGATTACATTTTAAGTCAAAAAAGCAATTAAAGAAAATTGAAATCAAAAAATCCAAAGCCTATTTTCAAGGTATTGGATTGTCTTTACTCAATACAATAGCCATTCCTTTCTATTTCACAGCCATATCATTTTTAATTGGCTTAGAGTATTTTGAATATTCTTTTTTGAATGGTTTTTATTTTTCAATTGGCTCCACAATTGGTTCATTTACGCTATATGGATTGTACGCCATAGTTGCCAGTAAAATCGAACATAAATTAACCTTTATAGCCAATAAAATGAATTTTATAATTGGATGCTTAACTGGTATTGTTGGAATTGGTAATTTAATATATTTATTACAAGGCTCTTAAAACGTCATTCATTTCTTTAAAGTCTGCTCATAAATAGCTTCGTATTGAGGTACTACCTCATGAATTCCAAAATGTTTTGAAATGGTAACAGCTCCAGCCTTGAATGTATTCAATCGATCGTTGTCACTTAAAATATGAAGTGCATTTTTTGCCATATCATCAACATCATTGATTTCGCTTAAAAACCCAGAAACACCATGTACGTTAACTTCTGGTATTCCACCTGTATTACTTGAAATAACAGGTACTCCAGATGCCATGGCTTCTAACGCTGAAAGCCCAAAACTTTCGGTTAATGATGGTAATAGAAACAAATCACTAAAACAGAGTATTTTATCTATTTCGTTACTGTTTCCGAAGAAAACCACTTTATCACTAATTCCCAATTTTTTACAGAGACGCTCTGCTGGCTCACGCTCAGGTCCTTCACCAACCATCATAAGTTTTGCAGGAATTTGTTTTTGGATCTTATCAAAAATCTTAATGACATCAGGTATTTGCTTGACCTCTCTAAAATTACTAATGTGTGTAATGATCTTCTCGTCATCCTTTGCCATCATTGCGCGTTGACAATCGGTAAACTTTGGTGCGTATTTTTCTAAATCTATAAAGTTTGGAACGACGTGAATGTCTTTTTTAATATCAAACAAGCGCATCGTATCCTCTTTTAAACTCTTGGAAACTGAGGTTACAGCATCTGATTTATTGATACTAAATGTCACTGCAGGTTTGTAAAATGGATGACTCCCAACTAAGGTTATATCTGTACCGTGAAGCGTGGTTACGATTGGTACGTAAATACCTTCTTCCTGCAACATTTTTTTAGCCATATAGGCTGCATAAGCATGTGGAATTGCGTAATGTACATGTAAAACCTCTATTTTGTGGAGCTTTACCATATCTACCAATTTGCTAGATAAAGCCAGCTCGTAAGGCTGGTATAAAAACAAAGGATATTCTGGAACAGTTACTTCGTGATAATGCACATTGTTACTCAATAATTCTAAGCGTACTGGCTGACTGTAGGTGATAAAATGAATTTCATGACCTCGTTTGGACAATTCTAATCCTAACTCTGTAGCAACAACACCACTTCCTCCAAATGTTGGGTAACATACTATTCCTATTCGCATTATTTTTTAAATTTTGTGTTATTTGCTTTGCGCTATATCTTTAATATCGTCTTCTTTAATTATCGCTTCGTAGATTAAACGCTGTATGTCTGTTCTTATATTTTCTCTTAACAAGAGATTTGTTTCTGCTTTAGGATATGTTCTATTTGCCAAGAACACATACACAATTTCCTCATCTGGATCTGCCCAGGCATAAGTTCCAGTAAAACCAGAATGCCCAAAACTCTTCATTGACACACAACCACAGGTTGGACCCTCTACTCCTAATTGAGGTTTGTCGAAACCAATTCCTCTCCTTACACCTTTATTTCTATAATAAGTTGTGTTGAACTTATCTACAGTTTCTGGCTTTAAATAGCGTTTACCTCCATAATAGCCTTTTTGAAGGTACATTTGCATAATTTTTGCTACGTCATTTGCATTACTAAAGACGCCTGCATGACCACCTACTCCATTTTGCATTGCAGCGCCCATGTCATGCACATAACCATGCACTTCCTTGTATCTGTAATAATCGTCAATTTCCGTAGGAACAAGGTTTTTATCAGAGAATTGTGATGCAGGATTATAGGTGGTATAATTAGCTCCCAAAGATTTGTAAAAGTGATCTTGCACCAACTCATCTAAAGGTTTTTTATAATAGCCTTCTATATATTTTTTCAGAATATAATATGGCAAATCGCTGTACCTATAACGCTGGGTTGATAACAAGTCGGTTTCTTTTATGATTTTTTGGATGGAATCTGGATAATCATTCCGAAGAAACATTTGATCAGTAATCTTTATATTAAAGTTAGGCGTTTCACTTCGTCTGTAATATTTTGGATCTGGTTTTTTTGTTGCGCTATCTAGCGTTGCCACATAAAAAGGAATCCAAGGTCGAAGTCTCGCATAATGAGATAACATTTGTTTTATCGTAACATTTTTTTTGTTGGTGCCAGCAAATTCTGGTAAAATCTTAGATAACTTGGTATCTAATGACAGTGCTTTCTTTTCTTCAAGCTCCATTAACAAAGGCAATGTTGCTAAAATTTTTGTGAGTGAAGCGACATCATACATGTCATCAAATTTCACAGGATCTGATCCCTCATACGTGTGTTTTCCAAAGTTTTTACTATAGACTACCTTTCCTTTTCTAGCCACCAAAAGTTGAATACCTGGCGTCATTTTTTTATCTACTGCGTATTGAGCTATAGAGTCCAGCTTATTTAATTTTGCAGTGCTCATCCCAACGCTTTCTGCCAAACCATAACTTAGTGATTGATCTGCTGTATATTTAATCCCTTCTCCTGCTTCAAAATGTTCTCCAATTGATACCGGGATATTTCCTTTTGCTGCAATACCGCCAAATAGGACCTGTGCAGATTTTTGCTGTGAAATATCACTGTTTTGATAACTCATGACAATACCTTCTATGTTTTCTATACTCAACATATCTATCATGGCATAAGGTCTTGCAAACACATCTAAAATCACATTGTTTGTTCTTGCAATCTCATAAAGCCAAACCAGCTCCTTGTCTGTAAATTGATAGTCTTGCCACGGATTGTCGTTTTTTTTATGGAATCCAACAATAACAGTGTTATAATTTTGAAGTTTTGTAATAAGTTCATCCAAAAGATCTGCTTTGATCATATGAACTTTGGTATACTTTTTAAGTTCATCGAAAAAAACCGAACCATCACTATCACCAAGCTCCACATAGGCTATTTTCTTGGTTTCTAAATTCCGAAGTGGTAAAATATTAGATTTATTTTTCAGTACCGTAATTGAAGCCTCCATAAGTTCCTCATACAGTAGATCATCACTTAAACGATTTAAATCCTCCATTAAAGTAGCAGTTCCGATAGGTTCATAGTTGTTAAGACCTACCTTATATTTTGCCATCAATATTTTCTTTACTGAATGTGCTAAGCGATCTTCAGTAATATCTTTATTGTTATAAGCTTCAATGATTTTTTCAATCCCTTTTGGTACATCTTCGGAAATGAGCAAAACATCATTTCCAGACTTTAATGCAGCCAAATCGATATCTCCGGGAGTACTATAATTAGAAACACCTTTCATTTCTAAAGCATCAGTAAAAATAAGACCTTTAAAACCTAACGTGTCTTTTAAAATATCTGTTACAATATGCTTTGACAAAGATGACGGAAAACCATCTCTTGGCTCCAGACTTGGCACATTTAAATGAGCAACCATAACACTGGACAATCCTTCTTTAATCAGTTTTTTGTAAGGATATAACTCAATAGAATCTATTCGTTTTTCATTAAAATTAATGGTTGGCAACGTTTTATGTGAGTCACTATCTGTATCACCATGACCGGGAAAATGCTTGGCATTAGCCAATACTCCAGCATCTTGCATCCCTTTCATAAACGCAGAAGCCTTATCTGTAACATTATCACGATCTTCCCCAAAAGAACGGTTTCCAATTATCGGATTTTTTGGATTGGTATTGATATCTACAACTGGAGCAAAATTAAAATGTACTCCAATACGTTTACAATGCTCACCAATATAATAACCCGTTCTTTCTACTAAAGTATTGTCGTTTATAGCGCCTAAAGTCATATTCCAAGGAAATGCGTAGGTAGAATCCAAACGCATGCTTAAACCCCATTCCGCATCCATACCAATCAACAAAGGCGTTTTGGAAATAGCTTGATACAAATTATTTTGTTTAGCTTGGGCAACGGGACCTCCTGTAGAAAAGATCAATCCGCCAATATGGTAATCGTTTATAAGTTTCGCAACTTCATTTTGATTTGATTTTTTTTCGTCGGAAAACGCTCTAACCATAAACAATTGCCCAACTTTTTCCTCAAGTGACATCGCATTGTACGTACTATCTACCCATTTTTTTTGGGCCTGAAGATTTTTATGTGCTAACGGATGATCTGCTGTTTGAGAGAATCCATAAGAGATAAAAGTGAAACATAAAATAAGGGACAATATATATCGCATAAAATAAAGGTCTTTGAGAGTTGTTCTATATGATAAGAACTAAAAACTATGCCAAATTAGTATTTTTGGGATGAAGAATAAAATACTTTAAGATAGATTTATAAAGAAGTTTGTAAACAAAGGAAATTATAGCAATCTATCGTTTAAAAAAACTTGAGATTTTGTTTAATATTGATGAAGATTCAAGATTTAGAGGATTCTCGTTATAAGATAGATTTTCATCTAAATTTTCTAATGCATCTCTAGCTTCTTCTCTAACTTCGGGTTGTTTTGCGTTTTCTGCCAAATGCTTCATGCGAGAGATCCAAACACTTACTTCTTTAATATCATCATCTTCATCGTATTCTATTAAAAACCAATCGATTAAATTCAAAAGTTGGAGATTCAGTTTTTCTTCATTGTCAATATGCAGCTCAGATGTAATGTAATCTATGATTTCAATATATATTGTTTCATCTTTAGAATAGATATCCTCGGTCTCAATATCCTCTAAAACCTCAATATATTCTGCTTTGATTTTCTTTGCTTTTGCTAAAGTGATCACTCGCTTCACTTCCTCTAATAATAATGTATTATGAGCAACAGAAAACTCAGATAATGCTTCATAAACAATACTTAAACTAGAAAACTCTTTAGGTAAAGTATTGATACAGTATTGTTTGATTTTATCGGGATTCTCATTCGCGAAATTCACCAAATCCTTAGAAAAACGTCTATTAGTTTTTTCTTCCGAAGCTATCCATTTGCTAAGTTGGTCTTTTTCGTGGAATTTTAATTGTTCTATAATATCCATAACATTTATTTATTCCATCAAATCAATATGGCGATCATGATAACCTAAAAGATACAAAACACCATCCAATCCTATACTCGAAATTGAACTCTGCGCATTGTCCTTAACGGTTGGTTTTGCATGAAAAGCAATCCCTAAACCTGCAAGATTAAGCATTGGCAAATCGTTTGCACCATCACCAACTGCAATGGTTTGGTCAATATGGATACCTTCTTTTTTAGCTATTTCTTTGAGGTATTCTGCTTTTTTATTTCCGTCAACAATATCGCCAAGATAACCACCAGTTAAAATACCATCTTTTATTTCTAATTGATTAGCGTATACGTAATCTATCCCTAA
It contains:
- a CDS encoding four-helix bundle copper-binding protein, whose protein sequence is MNIKYESCIEACQTCLVECQNCSTQMAGKESMNDCPKCCVQCIDACYICIKMMACDSAFVKQYALLCAELCDYCADHCEAHDHDHCKACAESCRKCADECRKIAA
- a CDS encoding endonuclease/exonuclease/phosphatase family protein, encoding MKKSKLKTALIIFGIIAIILTLMPFVPFDYWWIRMFDFPHLQLTFITFAAILFYIFKFDFKAWKDYIFIGILILCSIFQFSKIYPYTKFADFEVLNSEKKESQLTIFTSNVLQKNDEFDLLTSMFNDKDADIMLFTETHRDWMRAIKNALDPSYKSQVEVPLSNTYGMLLYSKLELFDTEVKYMVSDSVPSIHTKVKLSSNDTIQLYAIHPTPPMPQENPKSTDRDAEMMMIAKLALDSKYPVVVIGDFNDVAWSQTSKLFQRVSRLLDLRKGRGLYNTYNADSYLMRWPLDHIFISSDFKLNNVELCEDMNSDHFPLFTDLSFEPRDRDSQKPPYPSKEDLKSAEDQIQKFKEKDNR
- a CDS encoding DUF421 domain-containing protein, whose product is MKEWFTITSESLIAIILTGIGIYIALVIVTRISGKRSFSKLSSFDFAITVAIGSIMATVIISKSVSLLQGIIGLFILYVIQMIVAYARRWEFVRKIMDNKPTLLMKDGKIIEGSLKKCKVTESDLKAKLREANVIQLSEVKAVVFESTGDISVLHGSSDKVLDDWIMDF
- a CDS encoding LysE family translocator is translated as MNFLICILLGFVIAASGSITPSYLNMTVVKFSLKSSRKSAFYLIGGFATVLFFQANIGAYLSNVLMENSEYITTIQKIGTGILILLSINFFRLHFKSKKQLKKIEIKKSKAYFQGIGLSLLNTIAIPFYFTAISFLIGLEYFEYSFLNGFYFSIGSTIGSFTLYGLYAIVASKIEHKLTFIANKMNFIIGCLTGIVGIGNLIYLLQGS
- the bshA gene encoding N-acetyl-alpha-D-glucosaminyl L-malate synthase BshA — protein: MRIGIVCYPTFGGSGVVATELGLELSKRGHEIHFITYSQPVRLELLSNNVHYHEVTVPEYPLFLYQPYELALSSKLVDMVKLHKIEVLHVHYAIPHAYAAYMAKKMLQEEGIYVPIVTTLHGTDITLVGSHPFYKPAVTFSINKSDAVTSVSKSLKEDTMRLFDIKKDIHVVPNFIDLEKYAPKFTDCQRAMMAKDDEKIITHISNFREVKQIPDVIKIFDKIQKQIPAKLMMVGEGPEREPAERLCKKLGISDKVVFFGNSNEIDKILCFSDLFLLPSLTESFGLSALEAMASGVPVISSNTGGIPEVNVHGVSGFLSEINDVDDMAKNALHILSDNDRLNTFKAGAVTISKHFGIHEVVPQYEAIYEQTLKK
- a CDS encoding glycoside hydrolase family 3 N-terminal domain-containing protein, which translates into the protein MRYILSLILCFTFISYGFSQTADHPLAHKNLQAQKKWVDSTYNAMSLEEKVGQLFMVRAFSDEKKSNQNEVAKLINDYHIGGLIFSTGGPVAQAKQNNLYQAISKTPLLIGMDAEWGLSMRLDSTYAFPWNMTLGAINDNTLVERTGYYIGEHCKRIGVHFNFAPVVDINTNPKNPIIGNRSFGEDRDNVTDKASAFMKGMQDAGVLANAKHFPGHGDTDSDSHKTLPTINFNEKRIDSIELYPYKKLIKEGLSSVMVAHLNVPSLEPRDGFPSSLSKHIVTDILKDTLGFKGLIFTDALEMKGVSNYSTPGDIDLAALKSGNDVLLISEDVPKGIEKIIEAYNNKDITEDRLAHSVKKILMAKYKVGLNNYEPIGTATLMEDLNRLSDDLLYEELMEASITVLKNKSNILPLRNLETKKIAYVELGDSDGSVFFDELKKYTKVHMIKADLLDELITKLQNYNTVIVGFHKKNDNPWQDYQFTDKELVWLYEIARTNNVILDVFARPYAMIDMLSIENIEGIVMSYQNSDISQQKSAQVLFGGIAAKGNIPVSIGEHFEAGEGIKYTADQSLSYGLAESVGMSTAKLNKLDSIAQYAVDKKMTPGIQLLVARKGKVVYSKNFGKHTYEGSDPVKFDDMYDVASLTKILATLPLLMELEEKKALSLDTKLSKILPEFAGTNKKNVTIKQMLSHYARLRPWIPFYVATLDSATKKPDPKYYRRSETPNFNIKITDQMFLRNDYPDSIQKIIKETDLLSTQRYRYSDLPYYILKKYIEGYYKKPLDELVQDHFYKSLGANYTTYNPASQFSDKNLVPTEIDDYYRYKEVHGYVHDMGAAMQNGVGGHAGVFSNANDVAKIMQMYLQKGYYGGKRYLKPETVDKFNTTYYRNKGVRRGIGFDKPQLGVEGPTCGCVSMKSFGHSGFTGTYAWADPDEEIVYVFLANRTYPKAETNLLLRENIRTDIQRLIYEAIIKEDDIKDIAQSK